The Bacteriovorax sp. PP10 nucleotide sequence TTCCATGTAACTATTTATTTCTAAGTGGTTATAATTATCTCATATGCACCTAGCGATTAGGATGATTCCAAGGGGCTGGGATTCCCAGTTTCCGTAATGAACTTTTACTTTTCCTTGCGAAATCTTTGAATTTACTCTTTCCCTTCGGTAAAGAGCAAACCCAAAGATATCGCCGGCTATTACAGTAGGTGTGTATGCTTGATCGTTTAAGGGCGCCTAAGAGCGCCCTTTTTAAATCAGTAATCGAATTAAAAACATGTATCGCTGCTGATGGCGTGTTGACTCCTCAGTTAGAGCCGCTCATTTTTTTTGTGTGTGGTGCAAGTCGTTTTTGTTCTATTAGTAAAAAGAATGTTCCTTCCTTTAGAAGAGAAGATTTAATTAATTTTCTAGAAACTAATTTTAAAAATACACATCCTTTCTTGGCTGAAAAAGTTTTTGAAAAATTACAGGAAAAGCAAAAAAGAAAGAATATTTACGATTTAGAGAAAGAGTTATTTGAGTTGTCGGACTTTGTTATTATTGTACTTGAAAGCAATAGCTCATTCTGTGAGCTTGGGGCATTTTCACACCGAATAGAATTAAGAAAAAAACTTATAGTCATTAACGATAAAAAATTCATTGATTCCAAGTCATTTATAAATACAGGGCCACTTGATCTTATAATGGACGAGGATAGAGATGAGGAGAGGGTTCTTTGGTATAAAATGAGCAATACTGATTATGCTGCTGACAGTATTGGCGACACTTATGAAGATCTAGAAAAGTTGGTTAATGGTATTAAGGGAAAAAATAGACAAAAAATTATCTTGAACCATGCATCGATGTCGAAAAGACAAATGCTATTCTTATGTGACTTAATTACTCTTTGTGGTCCAATTCGAAATAAAGAAATAATTGAAATTTTGAAAATTGTTTTTGGAAATCATGACTTCATTAATTTTACAACGATGCTGGCCTTGTTGGAAACTGTAGGCTTAATAAGCTACGACGAAAAAGAATTATACTACTCTAAGGTAGAAAATCTATTCTTTGAGTATAGGGGATTAAAAATTGCGAGTTTTAAATCTGCCTTTAGATTAAACGCACTACGAGAATTAAGACTATGATAAAAAGCCATATTCTTGAATTAATGATGAAAGACCTATCCTTAACGGAAGCCGATATAAATCAAATTATTTATAAAAATAAAATTTACAGAAGATTTCTTATAAAAAAACGATCTGGTGGATTTAGGTTAATCCATAGTGCGTCTCCGGAAGCAAAAATGATTCAAGTTTGGCTTGCAAGAAGATTTTTTGCCCGATTGGATAAAAGTAGTCATGCATTTGCATTTCGAAAGAATTGTTCAGTTATAAAAAATGCAAATTCACATAAAGATAATTTATATTTACTTAAGTATGATGTTAAAGATTTTTTTCCATCCATAACATACTCTCATTTTATGAAATTCTTAAATTATAATAAGTCTATTTACTCGAAAGAGGAGCAAGATGATTTTAAAATGCTAGAGTATTTGGTTAAAAGTTTTTGCTTTCTTAAAGAAAGAACGCTGCCTCAAGGTTTTTGTAGTTCTCCAATTATTTCTAATTCATTCATGGGGTATTTTGACATACAAATTGAAAATGCTTTAAAGCAAATATCTCCAGATTGTACTTTCACTCGCTATGCAGATGATATCTCTATTTCATTTAACACTTTGTCCAAGAGAAAAGAAATCAATGACTTTATTGTCAATTTCTTTTCTAGTACGTCATGTCCATTTAAGTTAAATCAGGATAAAACGCGCTTTGGTAAACGTAAGTCTGGCTCCATGTTTGTCAATGGTATTAAAATTTGTGAAAATGGTCGCCTTACAATTCATAGGGATTATAAAGATAAAATCAGAAGATTGTTTTATTCGTATGGTAAAAAAAAATTACCTAATTCCGAAAAGTTAGCCCTCTTAGGGCATTTATATTATCTACGTTCAGTAGATCCATTCTATTTTAATAAGCTATTTAAGAAAAACCTCATACTAATTAAAGAGTTAAGAACGGAAATTTCTGATCTTAAAAAGAATAGTAAGCAAATTATTTCTGCTAGTTAAAACAATAAATATAAGAGATCAATTTCATAATAAATCTCTTAACAAAAAATATGAATGAATAAAAATTGTTCTTCATGAGTATGATGTTCTTCTGCTAGAGCACACAGCACCTGCTCTAGCAAGTTCCGAGTTCACTGTTGTCCTTGCTGAGCGCTATAATGACGAAGTACTTCATGGCCAGAATAGTAATTTATTAGATAATGCTGCTAGAAAGATATTTAAGACTTGTGGTGATCTGCATGTTGCATGCAAAAAGAAACTTAAGATGTAAAAGAAAAGAGAGAAAGGTTCCATCACACTTTTCTGGTCGCACGAGTAAGGTAATTTGAAAATATTCCAAGAAGGCGATACACCTAAAATAAATTTTAAGATTCATCAAGAAGATTTTTTTGATCATAAATTAGAAATTGAGAATTTAACGTACAGGATACAGTCGGGCGCAGATATTACTTACCGCGAGGAACTTTCAAACAACTTAAGATTGATCTGTTAGCGATAAAAAAGAAATGCAGAATAAAACTAAAACGGATTCAATATAGATGAAATATAACTTAAAAATAAATATATTTAAAAAGAAGAGTAAAGCAAAGCAAGTCGAATTTATGAGAAACTGGTTTAGTGAAAGGTTTGAAGATCCTGCGCATGGAACTCCATATGACTCTTCCGAAGGGGGTTACCAGTGGATATATGGTGGCCCGTACGATGCTGAGGAAATATTAGATGGTAACTTTGCTGAGTTTGCGAAAAAGGGTGCAATCGAAGAATTAAGTGAGGAACTAAGTTATGAATGCTCTCATTGGACCAGGACGCGTTATTACGATGATGAGCTTTATCCCGACGAAGAAGATTGGGCATTTGATTTAGTATTTGAAGATTTTCAAATTATAGATAGAGCTAAGGCGAGTTTATCTTCTATAGAGAAGCTTTTGGGAAAAAGAAAGTTAGCATATGAAGAAAAAAAATTTAATGAAATGATGACTTTTAGTTTCTGCATCACGATTATGGAAACTTATCTTTCAGATATTTTTTTAAGAGTTATTTTAAAGAATGTAGACTTGAAGAAAAAATACTTGCAAAACGATAAGATTCTTTCAAAAACAAATATTTCTCTTGGGGAATTATTCGATAAATATGACAAAGTAGATGCAATTATGCGTGATCGAATTCACAATACTTCATTTCATAACTTAGCCACAGTTAAAGCCATTTTTAATACGGTGCTGGGAATAGATATAGGAGATATTTCAGTATTATCTAAATATGTTGAAAAAAGGCATGATTTCGTACATCGCGGTGGAAAGTCCAAAGAAGGACAACCGGTAAGCACGAGTGAAAAAGAAATTAAGGAACTTGTTCGACTTGTTCGACGTTGTTGCCTAGATCTGGACA carries:
- a CDS encoding reverse transcriptase domain-containing protein; the protein is MIKSHILELMMKDLSLTEADINQIIYKNKIYRRFLIKKRSGGFRLIHSASPEAKMIQVWLARRFFARLDKSSHAFAFRKNCSVIKNANSHKDNLYLLKYDVKDFFPSITYSHFMKFLNYNKSIYSKEEQDDFKMLEYLVKSFCFLKERTLPQGFCSSPIISNSFMGYFDIQIENALKQISPDCTFTRYADDISISFNTLSKRKEINDFIVNFFSSTSCPFKLNQDKTRFGKRKSGSMFVNGIKICENGRLTIHRDYKDKIRRLFYSYGKKKLPNSEKLALLGHLYYLRSVDPFYFNKLFKKNLILIKELRTEISDLKKNSKQIISAS
- a CDS encoding retron St85 family effector protein, which encodes MLDRLRAPKSALFKSVIELKTCIAADGVLTPQLEPLIFFVCGASRFCSISKKNVPSFRREDLINFLETNFKNTHPFLAEKVFEKLQEKQKRKNIYDLEKELFELSDFVIIVLESNSSFCELGAFSHRIELRKKLIVINDKKFIDSKSFINTGPLDLIMDEDRDEERVLWYKMSNTDYAADSIGDTYEDLEKLVNGIKGKNRQKIILNHASMSKRQMLFLCDLITLCGPIRNKEIIEILKIVFGNHDFINFTTMLALLETVGLISYDEKELYYSKVENLFFEYRGLKIASFKSAFRLNALRELRL